A portion of the Homalodisca vitripennis isolate AUS2020 chromosome 2, UT_GWSS_2.1, whole genome shotgun sequence genome contains these proteins:
- the LOC124353466 gene encoding uncharacterized protein LOC124353466, with product MMFYWTLLVTLSVCDVFPPVLAVHCTCDCSKCFLNNNKKDDDVSISTSEQSMTGEPGVDSTSPRSRDVNLTSQLYNTSLASSPDHDRVALRSMAAKAKSVTAKSTPTEANPIRVRKLAKRGKTKKQRMMEEEVKTTRSPPVTRNESTSLNRQIPSDQPPPPQNTEPKTKLGKGKATEEVKSLVDLVSNKISQSILQEQEAMAKEGVTNERLSQARLQMATFETVKRLDKPLEDIGRLTGDATTAVKVIENAVANNAMFRQATSDNKALSSRSGQSSIISLSPITKDYITMIMS from the exons ATGATGTTTTATTGGACATTGCTGGTGACGTTATCTGTATGTGATGTTTTCCCTCCTGTTCTTGCCGTACATTGTACTTGTGACTGCTCTAAATGCTTCCTCAACAATAACAAAAAG GATGACGATGTATCGATAAGTACAAGTGAACAAAGCATGACAGGAGAACCCGGGGTGGATAGCACGAGTCCGAGGTCTAGAGATGTCAACCTGACGTCCCAGCTGTACAATACCTCACTGGCGTCTAGCCCAGACCACGACCGTGTCGCCCTTCGTTCGATGGCTGCCAAAGCCAAGTCCGTTACAGCTAAATCAACACCGACAGAAGCCAATCCAATAAGAGTAAGGAAACTGGCAAAAAGGGGAAAAACGAAAAAACAGCGGATGATGGAAGAGGAAGTGAAAACTACACGCTCACCACCCGTAACTAGAAATGAATCTACGTCACTTAACCGACAGATTCCGAGTGACCAGCCTCCTCCTCCACAGAACACTGAGCCAAAGACAAAACTCGGAAAAGGAAAGGCAACGGaa GAAGTTAAGAGTTTGGTGGATCTCGTATCCAATAAAATCTCCCAGTCGATACTGCAGGAGCAGGAAGCAATGGCAAAGGAGGGAGTGACCAACGAGCGACTATCCCAAGCCAGGCTCCAAATGGCAACGTTTGAAACAGTTAAACGACTGGACAAGCCTCTGGAGGATATCGGACGTCTCACCGGTGACGCTACAACTGCTGTCAAAGTCATAGAGAACGCCGTGGCAAACAATGCGATGTTTCGTCAAGCGACTTCAGACAACAAAGCTTTGTCATCACGTAGTGGACAATCATCCATCATCAGCCTGTCTCCCATCACCAAAGACTACATAACGATGATCATgtcataa